One window from the genome of Thermithiobacillus plumbiphilus encodes:
- a CDS encoding class I SAM-dependent methyltransferase, with amino-acid sequence MSVTDWWQTPTGRGLAIASHRALSPWIKRLAPSRVMQLGLPLLWDARMPVEDFWLLCDPDYPALSRVGLPVLKVAADPCRLPFDAGSFDLLVLPYLLERNVDPYQVLKECYRVLAPEGYLVVLAFNPHSLFSLMRHWQLWRGNLRWPWQQPFMPVGQVRRLLMELGFEMRSGKYFQYRLPLLPLHLQARSQWLEFAGDRWWPTGANAFMLLAQRREPGWIPPGLLKNGLVPGLAGAKWSPAPVRGLCRDSDDEVLLSVEKKLGCKPR; translated from the coding sequence ATGTCAGTGACGGACTGGTGGCAAACACCGACCGGCAGGGGGCTCGCTATCGCCAGCCATCGCGCGCTGTCCCCCTGGATCAAGCGCCTGGCCCCGTCCCGGGTGATGCAGCTCGGCCTCCCGCTCCTGTGGGATGCGCGCATGCCGGTGGAAGACTTCTGGCTGCTCTGTGACCCTGACTATCCAGCGCTGAGCCGGGTGGGCCTGCCTGTGCTGAAAGTCGCCGCCGATCCCTGCCGGCTCCCCTTCGACGCCGGAAGTTTCGATCTGTTGGTGCTGCCTTACCTGCTGGAGCGCAATGTGGATCCCTATCAGGTCTTGAAGGAGTGCTATCGTGTCCTGGCACCCGAGGGATATCTGGTGGTGCTGGCCTTCAATCCGCACAGTCTGTTCAGCCTGATGCGTCACTGGCAGTTATGGCGGGGCAATCTGCGCTGGCCCTGGCAGCAGCCCTTCATGCCCGTCGGCCAGGTGCGGCGCCTGCTGATGGAGCTTGGCTTTGAAATGCGCTCGGGCAAGTACTTCCAGTATCGTCTGCCGCTTTTGCCGCTGCATCTGCAGGCACGCAGCCAATGGCTGGAATTTGCCGGGGATCGCTGGTGGCCGACAGGGGCCAACGCCTTCATGCTGCTCGCCCAACGCCGCGAGCCTGGCTGGATACCGCCGGGTCTGTTGAAGAATGGGCTGGTGCCCGGCCTGGCTGGCGCGAAATGGAGCCCGGCGCCGGTGCGCGGCCTGTGCCGGGACAGCGATGATGAAGTCTTGCTCAGCGTGGAGAAAAAGCTTGGCTGCAAACCTCGTTGA
- the rnhA gene encoding ribonuclease HI: MAANLVEIFTDGACRGNPGPGGWGALLRWSDQERELSGYEAMTTNNRMELMGPIQALEALKRPCQVSLTSDSQYLRNGIMTWIHGWKRRGWRTADNKPVKNQDLWERLDAAAQRHQVEWHWVRGHNGHPENERADRLANMAIDKAFAMDRKERA, translated from the coding sequence TTGGCTGCAAACCTCGTTGAAATCTTTACCGATGGCGCCTGTCGGGGCAATCCGGGGCCTGGAGGGTGGGGGGCGCTGTTGCGCTGGTCCGATCAGGAAAGGGAGTTGTCCGGCTATGAAGCAATGACCACCAACAACCGGATGGAGCTGATGGGGCCGATCCAGGCGCTGGAGGCGCTTAAGCGCCCCTGTCAGGTAAGTCTGACCTCGGACAGCCAGTATCTGCGCAATGGCATCATGACCTGGATTCATGGCTGGAAGCGCCGTGGCTGGCGCACGGCAGACAACAAGCCGGTCAAGAATCAGGACCTCTGGGAGCGTCTCGATGCCGCGGCGCAGCGCCACCAGGTGGAATGGCACTGGGTCAGGGGACACAACGGGCATCCTGAAAATGAGCGGGCGGATCGTCTGGCGAATATGGCCATCGACAAGGCTTTCGCTATGGACAGAAAGGAGCGGGCGTGA
- the dnaQ gene encoding DNA polymerase III subunit epsilon, with protein MTRQVVLDTETTGLEVQKGHRIIEIGCVEVLNRRIGERHFHCYLNPEREIDEGAMLVHGISNEMLQDKPRFREIAADFLAFVEGAQLIIHNAAFDMGFLDRELSLMGEKTLSERCDVIDTLKFARARHPGQKNDLDSLCRRYSVDNSRRDKHGALLDAEILAQVYLTMTGGQVSMLLDADTAQDARGAPSKAQMAARLNDRQVGPLRILQPSPDELAAHASYLQGLDKESKGQCVWLAER; from the coding sequence GTGACAAGACAGGTGGTGCTGGATACGGAAACGACGGGCCTGGAGGTGCAAAAGGGCCACAGGATCATTGAGATCGGCTGCGTCGAGGTACTCAATCGCCGGATCGGCGAACGTCACTTTCATTGTTATCTGAACCCGGAGCGGGAGATCGATGAAGGGGCCATGCTGGTGCATGGCATCAGCAATGAAATGCTGCAGGACAAGCCGCGTTTCAGGGAGATAGCAGCCGATTTCCTGGCCTTTGTGGAGGGTGCCCAGCTCATCATCCACAATGCGGCCTTCGACATGGGTTTTCTGGATCGCGAGCTGTCGCTGATGGGCGAGAAAACGCTGTCCGAGCGCTGTGACGTGATCGATACCCTCAAGTTCGCGCGCGCCCGCCACCCCGGCCAGAAAAATGATCTGGACAGCCTGTGTCGCCGCTACAGCGTCGACAACAGCCGCCGCGACAAGCACGGCGCCTTGCTGGACGCCGAGATCCTCGCCCAGGTCTATCTGACAATGACGGGTGGGCAGGTCAGCATGCTGCTCGATGCGGATACGGCTCAGGATGCCAGGGGAGCGCCCTCGAAGGCGCAAATGGCGGCACGGTTGAACGATCGGCAGGTCGGGCCGCTGCGCATCCTGCAACCGAGTCCCGATGAGCTGGCTGCCCATGCCAGTTACCTGCAGGGACTTGACAAGGAGAGCAAGGGACAATGCGTCTGGCTGGCGGAGCGATGA
- a CDS encoding gluconokinase: MVIVIMGVAGSGKSTIGQALARDLGWGFIDADDLHPPANIERMRAGLPLTDADRAPWLAALRELIARCLAQQHHVVLAASLLKAAYREAVGVDQDQVRLVFLHADPTLIRQRLEKRQGHFMAAVMLDSQLATLEVPDTGLRVDASQPQAQIVTAIRRGVSL; the protein is encoded by the coding sequence ATGGTGATCGTGATCATGGGTGTGGCGGGTTCCGGCAAGAGCACCATCGGACAGGCCCTGGCTCGGGATCTGGGCTGGGGTTTCATCGACGCGGATGACCTGCATCCGCCTGCAAACATCGAAAGGATGCGCGCCGGCCTGCCGCTGACGGATGCCGATCGGGCGCCCTGGCTGGCCGCACTGCGTGAGCTGATCGCCCGCTGTCTTGCCCAACAGCATCATGTCGTGCTTGCGGCTTCCCTGCTGAAGGCAGCATATCGGGAGGCGGTCGGGGTCGATCAGGATCAGGTACGGCTGGTCTTTCTGCATGCCGACCCCACCCTGATCCGGCAACGTCTCGAGAAGCGCCAGGGGCACTTCATGGCAGCAGTGATGCTGGACAGCCAGCTTGCCACGCTGGAAGTACCCGATACAGGTTTGAGGGTGGACGCCTCGCAACCACAAGCACAGATCGTGACAGCGATTCGCCGGGGAGTGTCACTCTAA
- a CDS encoding nickel transporter: MDFGAHGLWAWLGLVFALGLRHGIDPDHLASIDALTRLHADTRPRLARRAGLYFALGHGLVVTLVAVLVSTLMQQARIPGWFEGLGIWSSVILLTVLGSANIWNARRGGQQIIGLKSRLFAPLLRVQGPGAVILVGALFALAFDTLSQTAVWTLAAGSHGQWAAALLGLSFTLGMVLPDGLNGRLLAGLLRRNGSPARAAGFVVGLISLAMAAFEAYGFLLPRQGAWMAGREWLLSLFLLLLLPLLLLGRRSENS; this comes from the coding sequence ATGGACTTCGGAGCGCACGGCCTGTGGGCCTGGCTGGGGCTGGTATTTGCGCTGGGCTTGCGCCACGGCATCGACCCCGATCATCTGGCGAGCATCGATGCCCTGACCCGGCTTCATGCTGATACACGGCCGCGTCTGGCCCGGCGCGCAGGCTTGTACTTTGCACTGGGACACGGTCTGGTGGTCACGCTGGTGGCGGTCCTGGTCAGCACCCTGATGCAGCAGGCCCGCATACCTGGATGGTTCGAAGGACTGGGCATCTGGAGTTCGGTGATTCTGCTGACCGTGCTTGGCTCGGCCAATATCTGGAATGCCCGGCGAGGCGGGCAGCAAATCATCGGCTTGAAAAGCAGGTTGTTTGCTCCTCTGCTGCGGGTGCAGGGGCCGGGTGCGGTGATACTGGTGGGGGCCCTGTTCGCCCTGGCCTTTGATACCCTGAGCCAGACTGCAGTCTGGACACTGGCGGCCGGTTCCCATGGGCAGTGGGCGGCGGCGCTTCTGGGGCTGAGCTTTACTCTGGGCATGGTGTTGCCGGATGGCCTGAACGGTCGACTGCTGGCCGGGCTCCTGCGCCGCAATGGCTCGCCCGCCCGTGCCGCGGGCTTTGTCGTCGGCCTGATCAGCCTCGCGATGGCGGCATTTGAAGCCTATGGCTTCCTGCTGCCGCGGCAAGGGGCCTGGATGGCAGGAAGAGAATGGCTTCTTAGTTTGTTCCTGCTGCTGCTCCTGCCATTGCTCTTGCTGGGCAGGCGGTCGGAGAACAGTTGA
- a CDS encoding DUF5985 family protein, protein MYGFLTGAIAMAHLAAGLFFLKFWKKSSDRLFLFFAMAFVILGINRIGLAFVDEGQEFYYTGLYILRLMAFLLILFAIIDKNRAGRA, encoded by the coding sequence ATGTATGGTTTCCTGACCGGCGCCATCGCCATGGCACATCTGGCTGCGGGGCTGTTTTTTCTCAAGTTCTGGAAGAAAAGCAGTGATCGGCTGTTCCTGTTCTTCGCCATGGCCTTTGTCATCCTGGGCATCAATCGCATCGGACTGGCGTTCGTGGATGAGGGGCAGGAGTTTTACTACACTGGACTCTACATTCTTCGACTGATGGCCTTTCTGCTGATCCTGTTTGCCATCATCGACAAGAACCGTGCCGGACGGGCTTGA
- a CDS encoding DUF5985 family protein: MSAAEIVYLLCAATSVACAILLLRGYWKSRARLLLWSSLCFVGLGLNNVLLYVDMVMLPNVIDFSLERLLPALIGLSFLLYGLIWDTE, encoded by the coding sequence ATGAGTGCTGCCGAAATCGTGTACCTGCTGTGTGCCGCTACCAGCGTGGCCTGTGCCATCCTGCTGCTGCGCGGTTACTGGAAAAGCCGTGCCCGTCTTCTCTTGTGGAGCAGCCTCTGCTTTGTCGGCCTCGGCTTGAACAATGTACTGCTTTATGTCGACATGGTGATGTTGCCCAATGTTATCGACTTCAGTCTGGAGAGACTATTGCCTGCCCTGATAGGTCTTTCCTTTCTGCTCTACGGATTGATCTGGGACACCGAATGA
- a CDS encoding heavy metal translocating P-type ATPase: MSEKRIDLPVEGMTCGACAVRVERQLNRLPGVEAAVNYGNEQASVRFDPAQTQLSEMLAAIEKAGYAVPNARAQLAIEGMTCATCAGRVERALKRLPGVQSAEVNLASEQAFVTYVPGAISVDEMIRAVTNAGYGATLLEGDAQAQAEARQAETLQREMRRFVISALLTLPFVIQMLAMPFGNAFMLPGWLQLLLATPVQFWVGWRFYRGGYHALRGGSANMDVLVALGTSAAYAYSAAVLLAGTGGHLYFEASTAIITLVLMGKLLEARAKQQTTAAIRALLALQPDTATRLEADGREVAVPVAQLREGDRFVVRPGERIAVDGAVLEGQARVDESMLTGESLPVSKQTGDKVYAATTNQNGRLVVQATGVGEHTALAAIVRLVQAAQGSKAPVQRLADRISAVFVPVVISIALLTFVGWFFVAGFTPALVNAVAVLVIACPCALGLATPTAIMVGSGQGAQSGILIKNAVALEQASHIQTLVFDKTGTLTAGKPAVVDMLALEGATEDELLVWAASAEQGSEHPLGRAILAAAQTRGLALHPLTHFEALAGRGLAAEIDGHRVQVGSARLVPFPAAQQSRLQDWEGRARTVVGVTLDDRLLGFIAIADPLRPSAAPAVARLREMGLRVLMLTGDNTRTAEAIARELQLDGYFAEMLPADKSEKIAALRAEGQIVGMVGDGINDAPALAGADVGIAIGSGTDVAMAAADLTLMRPDLLSVVDALRLSQATLGKIRQNLFFAFIYNVLGIPLAALGFLNPVIAGAAMAMSSVSVVSNSLLLKRWRAISQAGEPDIQTIHEPQSKGA; encoded by the coding sequence ATGAGCGAAAAACGCATTGATCTGCCCGTAGAGGGCATGACCTGCGGCGCCTGTGCGGTACGGGTCGAACGGCAATTGAATCGCTTGCCGGGCGTCGAGGCGGCGGTCAACTATGGCAACGAGCAGGCCAGCGTGCGCTTTGACCCGGCCCAGACCCAGCTTTCGGAGATGCTTGCGGCCATCGAGAAGGCGGGTTATGCCGTGCCGAACGCCCGGGCGCAACTGGCGATCGAGGGCATGACCTGCGCCACCTGCGCAGGCAGGGTGGAGCGCGCGCTCAAGCGTCTGCCAGGCGTGCAGTCCGCCGAGGTCAATCTCGCCAGCGAACAGGCCTTCGTGACCTATGTTCCCGGCGCGATCAGCGTCGATGAGATGATCCGCGCCGTAACCAACGCCGGCTACGGCGCTACGCTACTGGAAGGCGATGCCCAGGCCCAGGCCGAGGCGCGTCAGGCCGAAACCCTGCAGCGCGAGATGCGGCGCTTCGTGATCAGCGCCCTGCTGACCCTGCCCTTTGTGATCCAGATGCTCGCCATGCCCTTTGGCAATGCCTTCATGCTGCCGGGCTGGCTGCAGTTGCTGCTCGCCACGCCGGTGCAGTTCTGGGTGGGCTGGCGCTTTTACCGCGGCGGCTATCATGCCCTGCGCGGCGGCAGCGCCAACATGGATGTGCTGGTAGCACTCGGTACCAGTGCCGCCTATGCCTATAGCGCCGCGGTGCTGCTGGCTGGCACGGGCGGGCATCTCTATTTCGAGGCCAGCACCGCCATCATCACCCTGGTGTTGATGGGCAAGCTGCTCGAAGCCCGCGCCAAGCAGCAGACCACCGCTGCGATCCGCGCCCTGCTGGCGCTGCAGCCGGATACCGCCACCCGGCTGGAGGCGGATGGCCGCGAGGTGGCCGTGCCGGTGGCGCAGCTGCGCGAGGGGGATCGCTTCGTGGTGCGGCCCGGTGAGCGCATCGCGGTGGATGGCGCCGTGCTGGAGGGACAGGCTCGGGTGGACGAGTCCATGCTGACCGGCGAGAGCCTGCCGGTGAGCAAGCAGACTGGCGACAAGGTCTATGCCGCGACTACCAACCAGAATGGCCGTCTGGTGGTGCAGGCCACTGGTGTTGGCGAGCATACCGCGCTGGCTGCCATCGTCAGGCTGGTGCAGGCCGCCCAGGGCTCCAAGGCGCCGGTGCAGCGCCTGGCCGACCGCATCAGCGCGGTCTTCGTGCCGGTGGTGATCAGTATAGCCCTGCTGACCTTTGTCGGCTGGTTCTTCGTGGCCGGATTCACGCCGGCCCTGGTCAATGCCGTGGCCGTGCTGGTGATCGCCTGCCCCTGCGCGCTGGGGCTTGCCACGCCCACCGCCATCATGGTGGGGAGCGGCCAGGGCGCGCAAAGCGGCATCCTGATCAAGAATGCCGTGGCCCTGGAGCAGGCCAGCCACATTCAGACCCTGGTGTTCGACAAGACCGGCACCCTGACCGCCGGCAAGCCGGCAGTGGTGGACATGCTGGCGTTGGAGGGCGCCACGGAAGACGAGCTGCTCGTCTGGGCGGCCAGCGCCGAACAGGGTTCCGAGCATCCGCTCGGGCGCGCCATCCTGGCGGCGGCGCAGACGCGCGGCTTGGCCTTGCACCCGCTGACGCATTTCGAGGCGCTAGCGGGCAGGGGCCTGGCGGCGGAGATCGACGGACATCGGGTACAGGTCGGTTCCGCCCGGCTGGTACCCTTTCCCGCGGCGCAGCAGAGCAGGCTTCAGGATTGGGAAGGCCGGGCTCGCACCGTGGTCGGCGTGACCCTGGATGACCGGCTGCTTGGCTTCATTGCCATTGCCGATCCCTTGCGCCCCAGCGCCGCGCCCGCCGTGGCACGCCTGCGCGAGATGGGCCTGCGCGTGCTGATGCTTACTGGTGACAACACGCGCACGGCCGAGGCCATTGCCCGCGAACTGCAGCTCGATGGTTACTTTGCCGAGATGCTGCCGGCGGACAAGAGTGAAAAGATTGCCGCCCTGCGCGCCGAAGGCCAGATCGTCGGCATGGTTGGGGATGGCATCAACGACGCCCCGGCACTGGCGGGCGCGGATGTCGGCATTGCCATCGGCTCCGGCACGGATGTGGCCATGGCCGCTGCCGATCTGACGCTGATGCGCCCGGATCTCCTGAGCGTGGTCGATGCCCTGCGTCTGTCCCAGGCGACACTCGGGAAAATCCGGCAGAATCTTTTCTTTGCCTTCATCTATAATGTGCTGGGCATTCCGCTGGCGGCACTCGGGTTCCTCAATCCGGTGATCGCGGGCGCGGCCATGGCCATGAGTTCGGTTTCCGTGGTGAGCAATTCCCTGCTTCTGAAGCGCTGGCGCGCGATCAGCCAGGCAGGCGAACCGGACATCCAGACAATACATGAACCCCAGAGCAAAGGAGCCTGA
- a CDS encoding heavy-metal-associated domain-containing protein: protein MEEANLKVKGMTCQHCVRAVKNAIEPMAGVKAVFVDLPNGEVKVHYEPGQADPAAFRAAIEEEGYEVLQ from the coding sequence ATGGAAGAAGCCAATCTCAAGGTCAAGGGCATGACCTGCCAGCATTGCGTGCGCGCAGTCAAGAACGCTATCGAGCCCATGGCTGGCGTGAAAGCAGTCTTTGTCGACCTGCCCAATGGCGAGGTCAAGGTGCACTATGAACCCGGTCAGGCCGATCCTGCCGCCTTTCGGGCCGCCATCGAGGAAGAGGGCTACGAGGTCCTGCAATAG
- the corA gene encoding magnesium/cobalt transporter CorA: MKVGQEGVIWLDIQGSPDTALLESIGQHCGLHPLVLEDIQNPVQRPKAENYEQQVFIVLRALVYIEKKDRVASHQISLVLAPGLVLSFHDGDRPVFEAVRQRLRNSRGRFRSLGADYLVYALIDVAVDQYFAVLERFAGRLETLETRVLHHATPQTLQTIQRLKRDAMALRKTAWPMRELLAELARGDFEQFRPETLVYLRDVYDHLAEIIDNIENYRDILSGTLDIYLSSVNNRTNEVMKVLTIIATLFIPLTFVTGIFGMNFKYMAILDYPWAFPATLIIMGALGVLLLGYFWRKGWLGGGGALRERR, translated from the coding sequence ATGAAGGTCGGCCAGGAGGGCGTGATCTGGCTCGATATCCAGGGCTCACCCGACACGGCACTGCTGGAATCCATTGGCCAGCACTGCGGCTTGCATCCTCTGGTGCTGGAGGACATCCAGAACCCGGTTCAGCGACCGAAGGCCGAGAACTATGAGCAGCAGGTCTTCATCGTGTTGCGGGCGCTGGTCTATATCGAGAAGAAGGACCGGGTCGCCAGTCATCAGATCAGTCTGGTGCTCGCGCCCGGTCTGGTGCTGAGCTTCCATGATGGCGACCGGCCGGTATTCGAGGCGGTGCGCCAGCGGCTGCGCAATAGTCGGGGTCGCTTCCGCTCGCTCGGTGCCGATTATCTGGTCTATGCCCTGATCGATGTGGCGGTGGACCAGTACTTTGCGGTATTGGAGCGCTTTGCCGGGCGGCTTGAGACCCTGGAAACGCGCGTGCTGCACCATGCCACACCACAGACCCTGCAAACCATCCAGCGACTCAAGCGCGATGCCATGGCGCTGCGCAAGACCGCCTGGCCCATGCGTGAGTTGCTGGCTGAGCTTGCACGCGGGGACTTCGAGCAGTTTCGGCCGGAAACCCTGGTCTATCTACGCGACGTCTATGATCATCTCGCGGAAATCATCGACAATATCGAGAATTATCGGGATATTCTCTCCGGCACCCTCGACATCTATCTGTCGAGTGTCAACAACCGCACCAACGAAGTCATGAAGGTGCTCACCATCATCGCCACGCTGTTTATCCCACTGACCTTCGTCACCGGCATTTTCGGTATGAATTTCAAGTACATGGCGATTCTGGACTATCCCTGGGCCTTTCCGGCGACACTCATCATCATGGGCGCGCTCGGGGTCTTGCTGCTCGGTTACTTCTGGCGCAAGGGCTGGCTGGGGGGAGGGGGCGCGCTACGCGAGCGGCGCTAG
- a CDS encoding NAD(P)/FAD-dependent oxidoreductase, translating into MNNAGMDAAPQSQPHVVIVGGGFGGLSAAQALRKAPVRITVIDRNAHHLFQPLLYQVATAALSSSDIAEPIRAILRRQKNAEVLMGEVTGVDKARREVMLRDHAPIPYDHLIIATGARHSYFGRDDWERFAPGLKTLEDARAIRNKLLLAFEGAELEDDPARRQALLTFVVVGGGPTGVEMAGSIAELAYSALPSEYRHFDSRSARIILIQSSNKILQSFPDDLIEKALRDLKRLGVEVRTGEKVDCIDETGVRMKSGEKIASRSVFWAAGVTASAAGRWLEADTDRAGRVWVEPDLSLRDHPEIFVIGDTAHIRDQDLPGIAPVAKQQGHYVAQQIEQLIQGQPALPHFQYRDQGQLATIGRAAAIADFGRLHFDGRLGWILWLIAHIYFLIGFENRLSVMIQWGWSYFTYRRGARLITLQENPEPPS; encoded by the coding sequence GTGAATAATGCGGGGATGGATGCAGCCCCGCAATCACAGCCTCATGTTGTCATCGTCGGTGGCGGCTTTGGCGGCCTCAGCGCCGCCCAGGCCCTGCGCAAGGCGCCAGTGCGGATCACGGTGATCGACCGCAATGCCCACCATCTTTTTCAGCCCCTTCTTTATCAGGTTGCCACTGCCGCGCTGTCGTCCTCGGATATTGCCGAACCGATACGCGCCATCCTGCGCCGGCAGAAAAATGCCGAGGTGCTGATGGGTGAAGTGACCGGCGTGGACAAGGCTCGGCGCGAGGTCATGCTGAGGGACCATGCGCCCATCCCTTACGATCATCTGATCATTGCCACGGGTGCCCGCCACAGCTACTTTGGCCGCGATGACTGGGAGCGCTTCGCGCCGGGCCTGAAGACCCTGGAAGACGCCCGTGCCATCCGCAACAAGTTGCTGCTGGCCTTCGAAGGCGCGGAACTGGAGGACGATCCGGCCCGCCGTCAGGCGCTGCTGACCTTCGTGGTGGTTGGCGGCGGGCCGACCGGTGTGGAAATGGCGGGCTCCATCGCGGAGCTTGCCTATAGTGCCCTGCCGAGCGAGTACCGGCATTTTGATTCGCGCTCGGCGCGCATCATCCTGATCCAGTCGAGCAACAAGATCCTGCAGAGCTTTCCGGACGATCTCATCGAGAAAGCCCTGCGCGATCTCAAGCGGCTCGGGGTGGAAGTGCGCACGGGCGAGAAGGTGGATTGCATCGATGAAACCGGCGTGCGGATGAAAAGTGGCGAGAAAATCGCTTCCCGCAGCGTATTCTGGGCGGCTGGCGTGACCGCCTCGGCGGCCGGGCGCTGGCTCGAGGCGGATACCGATCGTGCCGGGCGAGTGTGGGTGGAACCGGACCTGAGCCTGCGGGACCACCCGGAGATCTTCGTGATCGGCGACACCGCCCACATCCGTGACCAGGACCTGCCCGGCATCGCGCCGGTGGCCAAACAACAGGGGCACTACGTCGCGCAGCAGATCGAGCAGCTGATCCAGGGACAGCCCGCGCTCCCGCATTTCCAGTACCGCGACCAGGGCCAACTCGCCACTATCGGCCGGGCCGCCGCCATTGCCGACTTCGGCCGCCTGCACTTCGATGGTCGCCTCGGCTGGATACTGTGGCTAATCGCGCACATCTATTTTCTGATCGGCTTTGAAAACCGGCTCTCGGTGATGATTCAGTGGGGCTGGTCCTATTTCACCTACCGCCGCGGCGCGCGTCTGATCACGCTACAGGAGAATCCGGAACCACCCAGCTAG
- the acs gene encoding acetate--CoA ligase yields MSGTQIESILTEARTFPVPEEFARQANMDQAQYEALCRQAAENPAEFWGKLARDHLHWDKPFNQVLDDSQAPFYKWFSDGELNVSVNCLDRHLDSPTRNKAAIIWESEQGEVVTLTYAQLHREVSRFAATLQDLGIHLGDRVAIYMPMVPEAVIAMLACARIGAIHTVVFGGFSAEALKDRIEDTQARLLITADGGYRAGKVVPLKHNADQALSRSSHAVEHMIVFQRTGEEVNMQSGRDLWWHDLAAKAQVDCAPLAVNAEHPLLILYTSGSTGKPKGIVHSSGGYLLWSLLTTHWVFDLKPTDVYWCTADIGWITGHSYVVYGPLALGATVFMYEGAPTYPDAGRFWDMIEHHRVNVFYTAPTAIRALMKLGDEWPNRYDLSSLRLLGTVGEPINPEAWMWYYKVIGKERCPIADTWWQTETGGHMISPLPGVTPLKPGSCTRPLPGIFPDIVDEEGEIIQSTEAGGYLVMTRPWPGMLRTVWGDEARYIENYWAKFNNRFYVAGDSAHRDMDGYYWIMGRIDDVLNVSGHRLGTMEIESALVAHPAVAEAAVVGRPHEIKGEAICAFVVLRQSHAGEDMDALAQTLRAHVADAIGPIARPDEIRFTDNLPKTRSGKIMRRLLRAIARGEEITQDTSTLENEETVRQLER; encoded by the coding sequence ATGAGCGGCACGCAGATCGAATCCATACTGACCGAGGCACGGACCTTTCCTGTCCCCGAGGAATTTGCCCGGCAAGCCAACATGGATCAAGCCCAGTATGAGGCCCTGTGCCGCCAGGCTGCCGAGAACCCGGCCGAATTCTGGGGAAAGCTGGCGCGGGATCACCTTCACTGGGACAAGCCCTTTAATCAGGTACTGGATGACAGCCAGGCCCCCTTCTACAAATGGTTCAGTGACGGCGAACTGAACGTATCAGTCAACTGCCTCGACCGCCATCTCGACAGCCCGACCCGCAACAAGGCGGCCATCATCTGGGAGAGCGAGCAGGGTGAGGTCGTGACCCTGACCTATGCCCAGTTGCATCGGGAAGTCAGCCGTTTCGCGGCAACCCTGCAGGACCTTGGCATTCACCTGGGCGACCGGGTGGCCATCTACATGCCGATGGTCCCCGAGGCCGTGATCGCGATGCTGGCCTGCGCCCGTATTGGTGCCATTCATACCGTGGTGTTCGGTGGCTTTTCCGCCGAGGCACTCAAGGACCGCATCGAGGATACCCAGGCCAGGCTCCTGATCACCGCTGACGGCGGCTATCGCGCTGGCAAGGTGGTGCCGCTCAAGCACAATGCCGATCAGGCACTCTCGCGTAGCAGCCATGCCGTCGAGCACATGATCGTGTTCCAGCGCACGGGTGAGGAGGTGAACATGCAGTCGGGGCGCGACCTCTGGTGGCATGATCTCGCGGCGAAGGCCCAAGTGGACTGCGCGCCCCTTGCAGTCAATGCCGAGCATCCCCTGCTCATCCTCTATACCTCCGGCTCCACCGGCAAGCCCAAGGGCATCGTGCATAGCAGTGGTGGCTATTTGTTATGGTCGCTGCTGACCACGCACTGGGTCTTTGACCTCAAGCCCACCGATGTCTACTGGTGCACCGCCGACATCGGCTGGATCACCGGGCACAGCTATGTGGTCTATGGACCGCTGGCGCTCGGCGCGACGGTATTCATGTACGAGGGGGCACCGACCTATCCGGACGCCGGGCGCTTCTGGGACATGATCGAACATCATCGGGTCAATGTTTTCTATACCGCCCCCACAGCCATCCGCGCCCTGATGAAGCTCGGTGACGAGTGGCCGAATCGCTATGATCTCTCATCACTGCGCCTGCTCGGCACCGTGGGTGAGCCGATCAACCCGGAAGCCTGGATGTGGTACTACAAAGTGATCGGCAAGGAACGCTGCCCGATTGCCGATACCTGGTGGCAGACCGAAACCGGCGGCCACATGATTTCCCCGCTGCCGGGCGTTACGCCGCTGAAGCCGGGCTCCTGCACCAGGCCCCTGCCCGGCATTTTTCCCGATATCGTCGACGAGGAAGGCGAGATCATCCAGAGCACCGAGGCGGGTGGCTATCTGGTGATGACGCGCCCCTGGCCGGGCATGCTGCGCACGGTCTGGGGCGATGAGGCGCGCTATATCGAAAATTACTGGGCCAAGTTCAACAACCGTTTTTATGTGGCGGGCGACAGTGCTCACCGCGACATGGACGGCTATTACTGGATCATGGGTCGCATCGATGACGTGCTGAATGTGTCCGGCCATCGTCTCGGCACCATGGAGATCGAGTCGGCCCTGGTCGCGCATCCGGCCGTCGCCGAGGCCGCCGTGGTCGGACGCCCGCATGAGATCAAGGGCGAGGCGATCTGCGCCTTTGTCGTCCTGCGCCAGTCGCACGCCGGTGAGGACATGGATGCGCTGGCGCAGACGTTGCGGGCGCATGTGGCCGATGCCATTGGCCCGATCGCCAGGCCCGATGAGATCCGCTTCACCGACAATCTCCCCAAGACCCGCTCCGGCAAGATCATGCGTCGTCTCCTGCGCGCCATCGCCCGCGGCGAGGAGATCACCCAGGACACCTCGACCCTGGAGAACGAGGAAACGGTGCGGCAACTGGAACGCTAA